One stretch of Streptomyces hygroscopicus DNA includes these proteins:
- a CDS encoding glutamyl-tRNA synthetase encodes MLQFTSSRLRRSDPCPRCTADSPNRSANATVSSPETANIRRPVGTGPCRSERATHPLGATRSASRCMASTRSCSSRCIHTAESNVKSKGPWRPVSDGRASSIQRIAVSGWRRCPIRRSSGVGSTATTWCPRVASAAASRPLPAPMSRTLPGAGGNQCQCWDGGASGSGAWRGYPGAHVTCPSSRSFRAVPDRHVPRRWRTVRPYNWAVARQSGGTFVLRIEDTDAARNKPEWIDGIISALAAIGIHTQISRLIEILTPFRGWPVPGPDLGAERADVRQRLMVTAGGRLVCRLEPGSRPPRRAAQRGLSRTEPVVHA; translated from the coding sequence GTGCTCCAGTTCACGTCCTCCCGGCTGAGACGATCAGATCCCTGCCCGCGATGTACCGCGGACAGCCCGAACCGCTCTGCCAACGCCACCGTCTCGTCCCCGGAGACCGCGAACATACGGCGTCCCGTGGGAACCGGACCGTGCCGCAGTGAGAGGGCCACACATCCTCTCGGCGCCACCAGGTCAGCCAGCCGTTGCATGGCTTCGACGCGTTCCTGTTCGTCCAGGTGCATCCACACTGCGGAGAGCAACGTGAAGTCGAAGGGCCCTTGGAGACCGGTCAGTGATGGAAGGGCGTCGTCGATCCAGCGGATCGCTGTATCTGGGTGGAGGCGCTGTCCGATCCGACGCAGCTCAGGAGTGGGTTCTACCGCCACGACCTGGTGCCCTCGGGTGGCCAGCGCGGCAGCGTCGCGGCCGCTGCCGGCGCCGATGTCGAGGACCCTGCCCGGGGCGGGCGGCAACCAGTGCCAGTGTTGGGATGGTGGGGCGTCTGGGAGTGGTGCCTGGCGCGGGTACCCTGGAGCACATGTCACCTGCCCCAGTTCGCGTTCGTTTCGCGCCGTCCCCGACCGGCATGTTCCACGTCGGTGGCGCACGGTCCGCCCCTATAACTGGGCGGTGGCACGACAGTCCGGCGGAACGTTCGTCCTGCGGATCGAGGACACAGATGCGGCCCGGAACAAGCCGGAGTGGATCGACGGCATCATCAGCGCGCTCGCGGCGATCGGGATCCACACCCAGATCAGCCGCCTGATCGAGATATTGACACCCTTCAGGGGTTGGCCCGTTCCTGGCCCGGATCTTGGTGCAGAGAGGGCGGATGTGCGCCAACGCCTAATGGTGACGGCTGGTGGCCGTCTCGTCTGCCGACTCGAGCCTGGATCGCGGCCTCCCCGGCGCGCAGCACAAAGGGGCCTGTCTCGGACTGAACCGGTAGTACATGCGTAG
- a CDS encoding transketolase, with protein MTFTDVHTAQGYDDLPRLMSLMTGDEKHGPAATSTLDVVWVLYDRVLRVSPVAVDAPDRDRFLLSKGHGPMAYYAVLAAKGFLPESLLPGFGAYESPLGHHPDRVLVPGAEISSGSLGHGLPLAVGSALGLRAQGLSGPAVWVLVGDAELDEGSNHEAIAYAGAVGLERLHTVVVDNASATHRRPGGIAARFEAAGWSTATVDGRDHQALYEAYTAPHPGRPHAVVARVEAKV; from the coding sequence ATGACCTTCACCGACGTTCACACCGCGCAGGGGTACGACGATCTTCCTCGGCTGATGAGTCTGATGACCGGGGACGAGAAGCACGGGCCGGCCGCGACCTCGACGCTTGACGTGGTCTGGGTGCTCTACGACCGCGTGCTGCGGGTCTCGCCGGTGGCTGTGGATGCTCCGGACCGGGATCGGTTTCTGCTGTCCAAGGGGCACGGGCCGATGGCGTACTACGCCGTGCTCGCCGCCAAGGGGTTCCTGCCCGAGTCGCTGCTGCCGGGGTTCGGGGCGTACGAGTCGCCGCTGGGGCACCATCCGGATCGGGTGCTCGTACCAGGCGCCGAGATCAGCAGTGGCTCACTCGGACATGGGCTGCCGTTGGCCGTGGGGAGTGCGCTCGGGTTGCGGGCGCAGGGGCTCTCCGGGCCGGCCGTGTGGGTGCTCGTCGGCGACGCCGAGCTGGACGAGGGCAGCAACCACGAGGCGATCGCGTATGCGGGGGCCGTCGGGCTGGAGCGGTTGCACACGGTCGTTGTCGACAACGCCTCCGCCACCCATCGCCGGCCCGGGGGCATCGCGGCGCGCTTCGAGGCCGCGGGGTGGTCCACGGCGACCGTGGACGGGCGTGATCACCAGGCGCTCTACGAGGCGTACACCGCGCCGCACCCGGGGCGGCCGCATGCCGTGGTGGCCCGGGTCGAGGCCAAGGTCTGA
- a CDS encoding Transketolase central region, translating to MDTMRERFAATASRLLDDDPRLAVVLAEIGKDGFTDAARAHPDRVINVGIREQLLVGVGGGLALTGMRPILHTFASFLVERPFEQVKLDFGHQGVGGVLVSAAGSYDWPAGGHTHMAPGDVALLDTLDGWTVHVPGHPDEAETLLRDAAAAGDDSVYVRLSAHSNSAPRDIVPGRFLTVREGRGGVVIAVGPMLDSVLTAVEGLDVTVLYTTTVRPFDERTLRATAGAGSGAGAGSGAGAGSGAGAAVDVVLVEPYLAGTSTAAVNDALADRPHRVLGLGIPRRELRRYGTIDEHLAGQGLDPASLRERVSGFLR from the coding sequence ATGGACACCATGCGTGAGCGTTTCGCCGCCACCGCCTCCCGTCTTCTCGACGACGACCCCCGGCTGGCCGTCGTGCTGGCGGAGATCGGTAAGGACGGCTTCACGGACGCGGCCCGGGCGCATCCCGACCGGGTGATCAATGTCGGCATCCGCGAGCAGCTGTTGGTCGGCGTCGGCGGTGGACTGGCCCTGACCGGGATGCGGCCGATTCTGCACACCTTCGCCAGCTTTCTGGTCGAGCGGCCCTTTGAGCAGGTCAAGCTGGACTTCGGGCATCAGGGCGTGGGCGGGGTGCTGGTGAGCGCGGCCGGTTCGTACGACTGGCCCGCGGGCGGCCACACCCATATGGCCCCCGGCGATGTGGCCCTGCTGGACACGCTCGACGGCTGGACCGTCCATGTGCCCGGCCACCCGGACGAGGCCGAGACGCTGCTGCGGGACGCGGCCGCGGCCGGTGACGACTCGGTGTACGTCCGGCTGTCGGCACACTCCAACTCCGCCCCGCGGGACATCGTCCCCGGCCGCTTCCTGACCGTACGGGAGGGGCGCGGCGGCGTGGTGATCGCGGTCGGGCCGATGCTCGACAGCGTGCTCACGGCTGTCGAGGGGCTGGATGTGACCGTGTTGTACACCACTACGGTGCGGCCCTTCGACGAGCGGACGTTGCGTGCGACGGCCGGGGCGGGATCGGGTGCCGGGGCGGGATCGGGTGCCGGGGCGGGATCGGGTGCCGGGGCGGCAGTCGATGTCGTGCTTGTCGAGCCGTATCTCGCGGGCACCTCGACCGCCGCCGTCAACGACGCGCTCGCCGATCGCCCGCATCGGGTGCTCGGCCTGGGCATCCCCCGGCGCGAGCTGCGCCGCTACGGCACGATCGACGAGCATCTCGCGGGCCAGGGGCTGGACCCGGCGTCGTTGCGCGAGCGCGTCTCCGGCTTCCTGCGCTGA
- a CDS encoding lysophospholipase → MPDGGITHRTDHLPTPDGVRVATYTWLPENGAPRAIVQIAHGAAEHARRYDRFARFLAAHGYAVVASDHRGHGATAESTGGFGVVGEEGDSWRAIVSDLRAIGDRARAAHPRAPLVLLGHSMGSMLARDCAQEYGEELAGLILSGTFRSLPGTGTEEALEGIAQEIAERGRTAPSTFTPTLFASFNDPYESLQDRTGFEWLSRDAAEVAAYAADERCGFAFSAGLSLDWVHGVRKINDPRHQARIPAALPVHLAVGTEDPCNQGMTLVYELLEDFRYGGTRELSWKGYQGARHEILNETNRDEVQQDLLTWLEKRL, encoded by the coding sequence ATGCCCGACGGCGGTATCACCCACCGCACCGACCATCTGCCCACGCCCGACGGTGTGCGGGTCGCGACCTACACCTGGCTGCCGGAGAACGGCGCCCCGCGCGCGATCGTCCAGATCGCCCACGGCGCCGCCGAACACGCCCGGCGCTACGACCGGTTCGCCCGCTTCCTCGCCGCGCACGGCTATGCGGTGGTCGCCTCGGACCACCGCGGCCACGGAGCCACCGCCGAGTCGACGGGCGGCTTCGGCGTCGTGGGCGAGGAGGGCGACAGCTGGCGGGCGATCGTCTCCGACCTGCGCGCCATCGGCGACCGCGCCCGGGCCGCGCACCCCCGTGCGCCCCTGGTCCTGCTCGGCCACAGCATGGGTTCGATGCTGGCCCGCGACTGCGCCCAGGAGTACGGCGAGGAGCTGGCCGGGCTGATCCTCTCCGGGACCTTCCGCTCCCTGCCGGGGACCGGGACCGAGGAGGCGCTGGAGGGCATCGCCCAGGAGATCGCGGAACGGGGCCGGACCGCCCCGTCCACCTTCACCCCGACCCTCTTCGCCTCGTTCAACGACCCGTACGAGTCCCTTCAGGACCGGACGGGCTTCGAGTGGCTCTCGCGCGACGCGGCGGAGGTGGCCGCGTACGCGGCGGACGAGCGGTGCGGCTTCGCGTTCAGCGCCGGGCTGTCCCTGGACTGGGTCCATGGCGTCCGTAAGATCAACGACCCGCGCCACCAGGCCCGCATCCCGGCCGCGCTGCCGGTGCATCTGGCGGTGGGCACCGAGGACCCGTGCAACCAGGGGATGACGCTCGTCTACGAACTCCTGGAGGACTTCCGCTACGGCGGCACGCGGGAGCTGAGCTGGAAGGGATACCAGGGGGCCCGGCACGAGATCCTCAACGAGACCAACCGGGACGAGGTCCAGCAGGACCTGCTGACCTGGCTGGAAAAGCGCCTCTGA